The genomic interval CGCTGAGCGTCGGATGTGCGTGGATGGCCAGTTCGATTTCCTCGACCGTAAACTCATTCTCGCGCGCCACGGCCAGCTCGTGAATCATTTCCGTGGCATGCGCGCCCACGATGTGCGCGCCGAGGATTTCGCCGTACTTCACGTCGCGAATGATCTTCACGAAGCCTTCGGTCTCACCTGAGGTGCGGGCGCGGCCGTTGGCGCTGAAGGGGAACTTGCCCACCTTGTACTCGAGCTTCTTTTCCTTACACTGCGCTTCCGTGAGTCCGATGCTCGCGACTTCGGGATGGCAGTAGGTGGCGTTCGGGATGTTGCCGTAGTTCACCGGGTGGAAGTGCACGCCCGCGATCACTTCGGCGACGATCATCCCCTCGCGCTCGCCCTTGTGGGCGAGCATCGGCGGGCCGGCGACGTCGCCGATGGCGTAGTAGCCCTTGACGCTCGTCTCCATCTTCTCGTTGATCTTGATGAAGCCGCGCTCATTGGTGGCGATGCCGACTTCCTTGAGGCCGATGTTCTCGATGTTCGGCGCGCGGCCGGCGGCGACCAGCACCTTCTCGGCTTCGATATCCTGCTTGGCGCCGTTGGCGTCCACGCTGAACGTGACCGACGACTTGCCGATCTTAGCGCCGCTCAGCTTGGCGCCCACAATCACGTCGATGCCGCGCTTCTTGAAGCTGCGGCCGACTTCGGCGCTGGAGTCTTCATCTTCGAGCGGGAGAATGCGCGGCGCCACGTCAATGAGCGTCACCTTGGTGCCAAACGCATTGAACACGTCGGCGAACTCGCAGCCCACGGCGCCGGCGCCGACGATGGCGAGCGTCTTCGGTGCCTTCTCGAGCACGAGCGCTTCGTCCGACGAGATGACGGTTGTTTTATTGAGTTCGAGCCCGGCCTGCGGGAGCCCCTTCACGCGCGAGCCGGTTCCGATGACTACGCCCTTGGTGGCCGTGTGCGTCTCGCTCTTGCCGTCGGCCGTCGTGACCTTCACCGACTTGTTCGGCCCAAGAAGGCCCGTGCCCTTAATCCAAGTGATCTTGTTCTTCTTGAAGAG from Gemmatimonadota bacterium carries:
- the lpdA gene encoding dihydrolipoyl dehydrogenase; the protein is MASFDVIFLGGGPAGYVGAIRSAQLGLTVAVIEREGLGGTCVLWGCIPAKALLEASSIANRVKHAAEFGVMVGEVKTDFGVAMKRSRDISTKNSKGVEFLFKKNKITWIKGTGLLGPNKSVKVTTADGKSETHTATKGVVIGTGSRVKGLPQAGLELNKTTVISSDEALVLEKAPKTLAIVGAGAVGCEFADVFNAFGTKVTLIDVAPRILPLEDEDSSAEVGRSFKKRGIDVIVGAKLSGAKIGKSSVTFSVDANGAKQDIEAEKVLVAAGRAPNIENIGLKEVGIATNERGFIKINEKMETSVKGYYAIGDVAGPPMLAHKGEREGMIVAEVIAGVHFHPVNYGNIPNATYCHPEVASIGLTEAQCKEKKLEYKVGKFPFSANGRARTSGETEGFVKIIRDVKYGEILGAHIVGAHATEMIHELAVARENEFTVEEIELAIHAHPTLSEAIAEATLDAMGRMIHA